A region of Streptomyces sp. NBC_01750 DNA encodes the following proteins:
- a CDS encoding ATP-binding protein has protein sequence MTRRAGRTRRRLFEREAELSAVDEALSELVGLRPDDAEPPERPRGALLSFAGHAGLGKTTLLTEVRRRAAAKGCTLLSARGGDQEQRVAFHVARQLIQPQLAGSSEAALRLQLGSWYAIVGPALGLCTAEAGAPPDPQGLRDGLDWVLTHLAVQRAPLVLVLDDAHWADPESLSWLAAFAPRAEELPMLLVVAYRPEELPAHAQQFRGLPGRAGQRPIDLEPLTAPAVGRLVREGLGAHADDAFCRECWAVTAGNPFEAVELTAKVHDRGLEPNEAGAHLLRDLAAAVKGSGLVTRLERLGTSTVRLAWAGAVLGTEIPPALAAAVAGLGSEAAADGADRLRDARILTGSDTLEFVHPLIATAVYRAIPDAVRVALHGQAAWSVVDAGLGSTAAARHLMETHPEGDPWVVHHLREAARETLRAGAPDAACRHLARALREPPPFEDRAAVLYELGCASLLTEPATTVNHLRAALEEPIADPALRQGIVYRLSQVLAHSDRLGEACDTLAREARLTTDPRTRLRMRAEKFMWDAFRADESDSPARSRRLARLADRLTGRDLTERYIIGLRGWDAMLRAEPASVALRHAERALDGGLGWAAEDRGFEVPVLVALTFLYADRPGRAEELFAAGTAEFERQGWRGAHLSFAYTLLAYIRFRRGRLAEAEDFVRAGLRLAERVGPRTPVEWYALGTLVEVLLARGRTDEAERVAEDHGFGEPFPAAVTFPDSQTVYGELLLACGRPKEAAVELAAAGRRLDPRGMRNPAWCPWQLHLARAEAHDAPERARETALEAVARARRFATASAIGQALRVAAEVSGGTERTAFLEEAVFRLERSPAAYELAHALVDLGTHLRRTGHPREAAEHLYRGLEAAGQCGADGLADTARDELAAAGLRPRQLRVIETDALTARERTAAVLTVQGRDTADVAAALHVGEQAVTRLLSAVYRKVGTDAGGLAEAIGEGLADTPDGPHGR, from the coding sequence ATGACGCGACGCGCCGGCAGAACCAGGCGTCGGCTGTTCGAGCGCGAAGCCGAACTGTCCGCTGTCGACGAAGCGTTGAGCGAGCTGGTCGGCCTCCGCCCGGACGACGCGGAACCTCCCGAGCGCCCGCGCGGCGCACTTCTCTCCTTCGCGGGCCACGCGGGCCTCGGGAAGACGACCCTCCTGACCGAGGTCCGCCGCCGCGCCGCCGCGAAGGGCTGCACCCTGCTCTCCGCGCGTGGCGGCGACCAGGAACAGCGCGTCGCCTTCCACGTCGCCCGCCAGCTCATCCAGCCGCAGCTCGCCGGCTCCTCCGAGGCAGCACTCCGTCTGCAGCTGGGGAGTTGGTACGCCATCGTCGGCCCCGCGCTCGGCCTGTGCACCGCGGAGGCGGGCGCCCCGCCCGACCCGCAGGGTCTGCGCGACGGCCTCGACTGGGTCCTCACACATCTCGCCGTCCAGCGCGCCCCGCTCGTACTCGTCCTCGACGACGCCCACTGGGCCGACCCGGAGTCGCTGAGCTGGCTCGCCGCCTTCGCGCCGCGCGCCGAAGAGCTGCCGATGCTGCTTGTCGTCGCCTACCGGCCCGAGGAACTCCCCGCCCACGCCCAGCAGTTCCGCGGACTTCCCGGGCGGGCCGGACAACGTCCCATCGATCTCGAACCCCTCACGGCACCGGCCGTCGGCCGGCTCGTGCGCGAGGGGCTCGGCGCTCACGCCGATGACGCGTTCTGCCGCGAATGCTGGGCCGTCACCGCGGGCAATCCCTTCGAAGCCGTCGAACTCACGGCCAAGGTCCACGACCGGGGACTCGAACCCAACGAGGCCGGCGCCCATCTCCTGCGCGACCTCGCCGCCGCCGTCAAGGGCAGCGGACTCGTCACCCGCCTGGAGCGCCTCGGTACCTCCACCGTGCGCCTCGCCTGGGCCGGCGCCGTACTCGGCACCGAAATCCCGCCCGCACTCGCCGCCGCCGTCGCGGGCCTCGGCAGCGAAGCGGCCGCCGATGGCGCCGACCGGCTCCGCGACGCCCGCATCCTCACCGGCTCCGACACGCTCGAATTCGTCCACCCACTGATCGCCACCGCCGTCTACCGCGCCATCCCTGATGCCGTGCGCGTCGCCCTGCACGGCCAGGCCGCCTGGTCCGTCGTCGACGCCGGACTCGGCTCCACCGCGGCAGCCCGCCACCTCATGGAGACCCACCCCGAAGGTGACCCCTGGGTCGTCCACCATCTGCGCGAGGCCGCCCGCGAGACCCTGCGCGCCGGCGCCCCCGATGCCGCGTGCCGGCATCTGGCCCGCGCCCTGCGCGAACCCCCGCCCTTCGAGGACCGGGCCGCCGTCCTGTACGAACTCGGCTGCGCCTCCCTGCTCACCGAACCCGCCACCACCGTCAACCATCTGCGCGCGGCCCTCGAGGAGCCCATCGCCGACCCCGCCCTGCGCCAGGGCATCGTCTACCGCCTCTCCCAGGTCCTCGCCCACAGCGACCGCCTCGGCGAGGCCTGCGACACCCTGGCCCGCGAAGCCCGCCTCACCACCGACCCGCGCACCCGGCTGCGTATGCGGGCCGAGAAATTCATGTGGGACGCCTTCCGCGCCGACGAGTCCGACTCGCCCGCCCGCTCCCGGCGGCTGGCCCGCCTCGCTGACCGGCTCACCGGACGCGACCTCACCGAGCGCTACATCATCGGCCTGCGCGGCTGGGACGCCATGCTGCGCGCCGAACCCGCCTCCGTCGCCCTGCGTCATGCCGAACGCGCCCTCGACGGCGGACTGGGCTGGGCCGCCGAGGACCGTGGGTTCGAAGTCCCCGTCCTGGTCGCCCTCACGTTCCTCTACGCCGATCGCCCGGGCCGCGCCGAGGAGCTGTTCGCGGCCGGCACCGCGGAGTTCGAACGCCAGGGCTGGCGCGGTGCGCACCTCTCGTTCGCGTACACCCTCCTGGCCTACATCCGCTTCCGGCGCGGACGTCTGGCGGAGGCGGAGGACTTCGTACGGGCCGGGCTGCGGCTCGCCGAAAGGGTCGGTCCCCGTACGCCCGTCGAGTGGTACGCGCTCGGCACCCTCGTCGAGGTCCTGCTCGCCCGGGGACGTACGGACGAGGCCGAACGGGTCGCAGAGGACCACGGCTTCGGCGAACCGTTCCCCGCGGCCGTGACCTTCCCCGACTCCCAGACCGTGTACGGCGAACTTCTGCTCGCCTGCGGCCGCCCGAAGGAGGCGGCCGTGGAACTGGCCGCGGCCGGCCGACGGCTCGACCCGCGCGGAATGCGCAACCCCGCCTGGTGCCCCTGGCAGCTCCACCTCGCCCGCGCCGAGGCGCACGACGCTCCGGAACGCGCCCGGGAGACCGCACTCGAAGCCGTGGCCCGCGCCCGCCGGTTCGCCACCGCATCGGCGATCGGCCAGGCGCTGCGCGTCGCCGCCGAGGTCTCCGGCGGCACCGAGCGCACCGCCTTCCTCGAAGAGGCCGTGTTCCGGCTCGAGCGCTCACCCGCCGCGTACGAACTCGCCCACGCCCTCGTCGACCTCGGCACGCACCTGCGCCGCACCGGTCACCCGCGGGAAGCCGCCGAGCACCTCTACCGCGGTCTCGAGGCTGCCGGGCAGTGCGGCGCGGACGGGCTCGCGGATACGGCGCGTGACGAACTCGCCGCCGCCGGGTTGCGGCCGCGGCAGCTGCGCGTCATCGAGACCGACGCTCTCACCGCCCGTGAACGGACCGCGGCCGTGCTGACGGTCCAGGGACGCGACACGGCCGACGTGGCGGCCGCACTTCACGTCGGCGAACAGGCCGTGACCAGGTTGCTCTCCGCCGTCTACCGCAAGGTGGGCACCGATGCGGGGGGCTTGGCGGAAGCCATCGGAGAGGGTCTCGCCGACACTCCGGACGGCCCTCATGGACGGTGA
- a CDS encoding DUF397 domain-containing protein, whose translation MTTTQIFSGWDKPELDLSNADWQSGSQGTGDVQIAFVEGFIAMRNGGRPESPSLIFSPAEWRAFVINAREGEFDLT comes from the coding sequence ATGACCACCACGCAGATTTTTTCGGGTTGGGACAAGCCGGAACTCGACCTCAGCAACGCCGACTGGCAGTCGGGCAGCCAGGGAACGGGAGACGTCCAGATCGCCTTCGTGGAGGGATTCATCGCCATGCGCAACGGCGGGCGGCCGGAGAGCCCGTCCCTGATCTTCAGCCCGGCAGAGTGGCGCGCCTTCGTCATCAACGCCCGCGAGGGGGAGTTCGACCTCACATGA
- a CDS encoding thiolase domain-containing protein, translating into MSKAATSKECVAVVGIGQTKHVAARRDVSIAGLVREAARRALDDAHLTWADIDAVVIGKAPDFFEGLMMPELYLADALGAVGKPMLRVHTAGSVGGSTALVASNLVASRVHGTVLTLAFEKQSESNAMWGLSLPIPFQQPLLAGAGGFFAPHVRAYMRRTGAPDTVGSLVAYKDRRNALKNPYAHLHEHDITLEKVQASPMLWDPIRYSETCPSSDGACAMILTDRAGAARSPRPPAWMHGGAMRSEPTMFAGKDFVSPQAGKDCAADVYRQAGIADPRREIDAVEMYVPFSWYEPMWLENLGFAAEGEGWKLTESGVTELDGDLPVNPSGGVLSTNPIGASGMIRFAEAALQVRGLAGEHQVEGARKALGHAYGGGAQFFSMWLVGAEPPTT; encoded by the coding sequence ATGAGCAAGGCTGCGACATCCAAAGAGTGCGTGGCCGTCGTCGGTATCGGCCAGACCAAGCACGTCGCCGCCCGCCGGGACGTCTCCATCGCCGGTCTCGTACGCGAAGCGGCCCGGCGGGCCCTGGACGATGCCCACCTGACCTGGGCGGACATCGACGCCGTCGTCATCGGCAAGGCCCCCGACTTCTTCGAGGGCCTGATGATGCCGGAGCTCTACCTCGCCGACGCGCTCGGCGCGGTCGGCAAGCCGATGCTGCGCGTCCACACCGCGGGCTCGGTCGGCGGCTCCACCGCGCTCGTCGCCTCCAACCTGGTGGCCTCCCGTGTGCACGGCACCGTGCTCACCCTCGCCTTCGAGAAGCAGTCCGAGTCCAACGCCATGTGGGGTCTGTCCCTGCCGATCCCGTTCCAGCAGCCGCTGCTGGCGGGTGCGGGAGGCTTCTTCGCCCCGCACGTACGTGCGTACATGCGCCGTACCGGTGCCCCCGACACGGTCGGCTCCCTCGTCGCGTACAAGGACCGCCGCAACGCCTTGAAGAATCCGTACGCCCATCTCCATGAGCACGACATCACCCTGGAGAAGGTCCAGGCGTCCCCGATGCTCTGGGACCCGATTCGCTACTCCGAGACCTGCCCGTCCTCCGACGGCGCGTGCGCGATGATCCTCACCGACCGTGCGGGTGCGGCCCGTTCACCGCGGCCGCCCGCGTGGATGCACGGCGGCGCGATGCGCAGCGAGCCCACGATGTTCGCCGGCAAGGACTTCGTATCGCCGCAGGCCGGCAAGGACTGCGCGGCCGATGTCTACCGGCAGGCGGGGATCGCCGACCCGCGCCGCGAGATCGACGCCGTTGAGATGTACGTCCCGTTCTCCTGGTACGAGCCGATGTGGCTGGAGAACCTGGGCTTCGCCGCCGAAGGAGAGGGCTGGAAACTCACCGAGTCCGGCGTCACCGAACTCGACGGCGATCTGCCCGTCAATCCGTCGGGTGGGGTGCTGTCCACCAACCCCATCGGGGCCTCCGGCATGATCCGTTTCGCCGAAGCCGCCCTCCAGGTGCGCGGCCTGGCGGGTGAGCACCAGGTCGAGGGAGCCCGCAAAGCACTGGGACACGCCTACGGCGGCGGAGCCCAGTTCTTCTCCATGTGGCTGGTCGGGGCCGAACCGCCCACGACATGA
- a CDS encoding thiolase domain-containing protein, translated as MRYARDVAIVAFAQTDTLRRTDELSEVEMVMPVLHDVLRQTGLRTSDIGFTCSGSSDYLAGRAFSFTMALDGVGAWPPIPESHVEMDGAWALYEAWVKILTGEADTALVYAYGKSSPGEVRDVLTRQLDPYYVAPLWPDSVALAALQAQALIDAGAADEPALAAVADRSRTDASDNPHAQLKGSVPSGDYIVRPLRTGDCPPIGDGAAAVILASGDRARELCERPAWIRGMDHRIEAHSLGVRDLTDSPSTRLAAEHAGAFERPVDTAELHAPFSSQEVVLRRTLKLNDSVRVNPSGGALAANPVMAAGLIRLGEAAARIHRGESDRALAHATSGPCLQQNLVAVLEGES; from the coding sequence ATGCGATACGCCAGGGACGTGGCCATCGTCGCCTTCGCGCAGACGGACACCCTGCGGCGCACCGACGAGCTCTCCGAGGTCGAGATGGTGATGCCGGTGCTGCACGACGTGCTGCGGCAGACCGGACTGCGGACCAGCGATATCGGCTTCACCTGCTCCGGCTCCAGCGACTATCTCGCCGGCCGCGCCTTCTCCTTCACGATGGCCCTCGACGGCGTGGGCGCCTGGCCGCCCATCCCCGAGTCCCATGTGGAGATGGACGGTGCCTGGGCGCTCTACGAGGCCTGGGTGAAGATCCTCACCGGTGAGGCGGACACCGCCCTCGTCTACGCGTACGGCAAGTCCTCGCCCGGCGAGGTGCGCGACGTACTGACCCGCCAGCTCGACCCGTACTACGTCGCCCCGCTCTGGCCCGACTCGGTCGCGCTCGCGGCACTCCAGGCACAGGCGCTGATCGACGCGGGCGCGGCCGACGAGCCGGCGCTGGCCGCCGTGGCGGACCGCAGTCGCACCGACGCCTCGGACAACCCGCACGCTCAGCTGAAGGGTTCCGTTCCGTCGGGCGATTACATCGTCCGACCGTTGCGGACCGGGGACTGCCCGCCCATCGGTGACGGCGCGGCCGCGGTGATCCTCGCGTCCGGGGACCGGGCCCGCGAGCTGTGCGAGCGCCCCGCGTGGATCCGCGGGATGGACCACCGCATCGAAGCGCACAGTCTCGGTGTACGCGACCTCACCGACTCGCCCTCCACCCGCCTCGCCGCCGAACACGCCGGAGCCTTCGAACGGCCGGTGGACACCGCCGAACTGCACGCTCCCTTCAGCTCTCAGGAAGTCGTCCTGCGGCGCACCCTCAAGCTCAACGACAGCGTGAGGGTAAACCCGTCCGGCGGAGCGCTCGCCGCCAACCCGGTCATGGCCGCGGGCCTCATCCGCCTCGGCGAGGCCGCCGCCCGCATCCACCGCGGCGAGTCCGACCGGGCGCTCGCCCACGCCACCTCCGGCCCCTGCCTCCAGCAGAACCTGGTCGCCGTACTCGAGGGAGAGTCATGA
- a CDS encoding Zn-ribbon domain-containing OB-fold protein: MPELLSAPLVVEFPFTRSLGPVQSAFLTGLRERTVLGVRTSDGKVLVPPVEYDPATAEEIRDLVEVGATGTVTTWAWNPGPRRGQPLPTPFAWVLVKLDGADTALLHVLDAPGPDDVRSGLRVRIRWAEERTGAITDIACFEPDDTEPDDTEPAAHVTGHSGVFDDAVTGIVTPARLDYTYSPGRAQSGYINALAGRKTVGERCPSCRKVYVPPRGACPTCGVATSEQVEVGPRGTVTTYCIVNIKAAHTANLGIEVPYVYAHIALDGADLALHGRIGGIPYDQVRMGLRVEPVWTSSSRHPDHYRPTGEPDADYDQYKELL; this comes from the coding sequence ATGCCCGAACTCCTCAGCGCACCGCTGGTCGTCGAGTTCCCGTTCACCCGCTCCCTCGGCCCCGTACAGAGCGCCTTCCTCACCGGACTGCGCGAGCGCACCGTACTGGGCGTGCGGACCAGTGACGGCAAGGTTCTCGTACCACCCGTCGAGTACGACCCCGCCACCGCCGAGGAGATCCGCGATCTGGTCGAGGTCGGTGCCACCGGAACCGTCACCACGTGGGCCTGGAACCCCGGCCCGCGCCGCGGCCAGCCGCTGCCGACGCCCTTCGCCTGGGTGCTGGTGAAGCTCGACGGCGCCGACACCGCGCTCCTCCATGTCCTGGACGCGCCCGGCCCCGACGACGTACGCAGCGGACTGCGCGTCCGGATCCGCTGGGCCGAGGAGCGCACCGGAGCCATCACCGACATCGCCTGCTTCGAGCCGGACGACACCGAGCCGGACGACACCGAGCCGGCCGCTCATGTCACCGGGCACAGCGGCGTGTTCGACGACGCGGTCACCGGCATCGTGACTCCCGCCAGGCTGGACTACACCTACTCGCCGGGCCGCGCGCAGTCCGGCTACATCAACGCCCTCGCGGGACGCAAGACCGTCGGCGAGCGCTGCCCGTCCTGCCGGAAGGTGTACGTCCCGCCCCGCGGCGCCTGCCCCACCTGTGGCGTCGCCACCAGCGAGCAGGTCGAGGTGGGGCCGCGCGGCACCGTCACCACCTACTGCATCGTCAACATCAAGGCCGCGCATACGGCGAATCTCGGCATCGAAGTGCCGTACGTCTACGCGCACATCGCCCTCGACGGCGCCGACCTGGCCCTGCACGGACGCATCGGCGGCATCCCGTACGACCAGGTGCGCATGGGCCTGCGCGTCGAACCGGTGTGGACGTCCAGCAGCCGCCACCCCGACCATTACCGGCCCACCGGCGAGCCGGACGCCGACTACGACCAGTACAAGGAGCTGCTCTGA
- a CDS encoding crotonase/enoyl-CoA hydratase family protein, translating to MGQRGGTEHLTVQREGATLVLTLNRPEAKNALSMPMLVGLHDGWLEADEDDAIRSIVLTGAGGSFCAGMDLKALAGKGMEGEHYRDRMKADPDLHWKAMLRHHRPRKPVIAAVEGYCVAGGTEILQGTDIRVAGESATFGLFEVKRGLFPIGGSTVRLQRQIPRTHALEMLLTGRPYSAEEARGIGLIGHVVPDSTALEKALAIAEQINACGPLAVEAVKASVYETAELTETEGLAAELKRGWPIFDTADAKEGSRAFAEKRPPVFRRA from the coding sequence ATGGGACAACGTGGTGGTACCGAGCACCTCACCGTGCAGCGCGAAGGCGCCACGCTGGTGCTCACCTTGAACAGGCCCGAGGCGAAGAACGCGCTCTCGATGCCGATGCTGGTCGGACTGCACGACGGCTGGCTGGAGGCGGACGAGGACGACGCGATCCGCTCCATCGTGCTGACCGGGGCGGGCGGCTCCTTCTGCGCCGGCATGGATCTGAAGGCCCTCGCGGGCAAGGGGATGGAAGGAGAGCACTACCGGGACCGGATGAAAGCCGACCCGGACCTGCACTGGAAGGCCATGCTGCGCCACCACCGTCCCCGGAAACCGGTGATCGCCGCCGTCGAGGGGTATTGCGTCGCCGGCGGCACCGAGATCCTCCAGGGCACCGACATCCGGGTCGCGGGCGAGAGCGCCACCTTCGGCCTCTTCGAGGTCAAGCGGGGCCTCTTCCCGATCGGCGGTTCGACCGTACGCCTTCAGCGTCAGATCCCGCGGACACATGCCCTGGAAATGCTGCTCACCGGCCGTCCGTACAGCGCGGAAGAGGCGCGGGGGATCGGGCTCATCGGCCATGTCGTCCCCGACAGCACCGCACTGGAGAAGGCCCTCGCCATCGCCGAGCAGATCAACGCCTGCGGGCCCCTCGCCGTCGAGGCGGTGAAGGCATCGGTCTACGAGACCGCCGAGCTGACCGAGACCGAGGGCCTGGCCGCCGAGCTGAAACGCGGCTGGCCGATTTTCGACACCGCCGACGCCAAGGAAGGCTCCCGCGCCTTCGCCGAGAAGCGCCCGCCGGTCTTCCGGCGCGCCTGA
- a CDS encoding acyl-CoA synthetase, with protein MEYNLADLFESVVDVVPDREALVYIDHPGSGAERRLSYAELDAAANRVAHHLIDAGIEPGEHLGLHLYNGIEYLQTVLGCLKARIVPVNVNYRYVEEELVYLYRDADLAALVFDAEFTERVAAALPQTRKLRHVVRVGTPPDDAPRLSAVAFTEAEAAASPGRGFGARSADDQFIIYTGGTTGMPKGVMWRQEDLFFAGLGGGAPTGEPVAAPEELAERVAAGADGITFFPTPPLMHGTSTLTAFIAFNFGQRIVLHRKFVPEEVLRTIEKEKVTSVSLVGDAMLRPLIDALSGPLKGTDCSSVFSVSSSGAIMSETVRAQFTALVPHVMLLNNFGSSESGFNGTATDDSGPEKGFRLRVNALTAVVDPATYEPVRPGEPGRIAQRGHVPLGYYNDPKKTAETFFRRGDERWVLLGDMATVDEEGIVTVLGRGSQCINTGGEKVYPEEVEQALKSHPDVYDALVAGVPDTRWGNHVAAVVQVREGALTPTLDDIQSHCRTRLAGYKIPRQLVIAQQIQRSPSGKADYRWARTVAVESAAR; from the coding sequence GTGGAGTACAACCTTGCCGACCTGTTCGAATCGGTCGTCGATGTGGTGCCGGACCGCGAGGCGCTGGTGTACATCGACCATCCCGGTTCGGGCGCCGAGCGCAGGCTCAGCTATGCGGAACTCGACGCGGCGGCCAATCGCGTCGCGCACCATCTGATCGACGCGGGCATCGAGCCCGGCGAGCATCTCGGCCTGCACCTCTACAACGGCATCGAGTATCTGCAGACCGTGCTCGGCTGCCTCAAGGCACGCATCGTGCCGGTGAACGTCAACTACCGGTACGTGGAGGAGGAGCTGGTCTACCTCTACCGCGACGCCGATCTCGCCGCGCTCGTCTTCGACGCGGAGTTCACCGAGCGGGTCGCGGCCGCGTTGCCGCAGACGCGGAAGCTGCGGCATGTGGTGCGCGTGGGTACGCCGCCGGACGACGCGCCACGGCTGTCCGCCGTCGCCTTCACGGAGGCCGAGGCGGCCGCTTCGCCCGGGCGGGGCTTCGGGGCACGCTCCGCCGACGACCAGTTCATCATCTACACCGGCGGCACCACCGGTATGCCCAAGGGCGTGATGTGGCGCCAGGAGGACCTGTTCTTCGCCGGGCTCGGCGGCGGCGCGCCGACGGGCGAGCCGGTCGCCGCACCCGAGGAGCTCGCCGAGCGGGTGGCCGCGGGCGCTGACGGCATCACCTTCTTCCCCACTCCGCCGCTGATGCACGGCACCTCCACCCTCACCGCGTTCATCGCCTTCAACTTCGGCCAACGCATCGTCCTCCACCGCAAGTTCGTGCCGGAAGAAGTGCTCCGCACGATCGAGAAGGAGAAGGTCACCAGCGTGTCGCTGGTCGGCGACGCGATGCTGCGGCCGTTGATCGACGCGCTTTCGGGACCGCTCAAGGGCACCGACTGCTCCTCGGTGTTCAGCGTCTCGAGCTCCGGCGCGATCATGTCGGAAACGGTGCGCGCGCAGTTCACGGCGCTGGTGCCGCATGTGATGCTGCTGAACAACTTCGGCTCGTCGGAGTCCGGCTTCAACGGCACCGCGACCGACGACTCAGGACCGGAGAAGGGCTTCAGACTCCGGGTCAACGCCCTTACGGCGGTGGTCGACCCGGCCACGTACGAACCGGTGAGGCCGGGCGAGCCGGGGCGCATCGCCCAGCGCGGACACGTCCCGCTCGGCTATTACAACGACCCGAAGAAGACCGCCGAGACGTTCTTCCGGCGCGGCGACGAGCGGTGGGTACTGCTCGGCGACATGGCGACGGTCGACGAGGAAGGCATCGTCACCGTTCTCGGCCGCGGCTCGCAGTGCATCAACACCGGTGGCGAGAAGGTGTATCCGGAGGAGGTCGAGCAGGCGCTCAAGTCCCATCCGGACGTGTACGACGCGCTGGTCGCCGGGGTGCCGGACACCAGGTGGGGCAACCATGTGGCGGCCGTGGTGCAGGTCCGCGAGGGCGCGCTCACGCCGACGCTGGACGACATCCAGTCGCACTGCCGCACCCGGCTCGCCGGCTACAAGATCCCGCGGCAGCTGGTGATCGCGCAGCAGATACAGCGCTCGCCGAGCGGTAAGGCGGACTACCGCTGGGCGCGGACGGTCGCGGTGGAGTCGGCCGCGCGGTGA
- a CDS encoding VOC family protein translates to MPQPEGAELDAVLARREQLRQRYLRPVVDRPPTTAGGIHHVAFICRDVEETIRFYQEFLGFPLVEIVENRDYRGSTHFFFDIGHGNLLGFFDFPGHEHPPIEETIGGVQHLALSVGVAQFDAAREAMDEAGIDYLGPERGVEDSLYIRDPNGVPLELYREQLGIFNGERILSRTGGEG, encoded by the coding sequence ATGCCTCAGCCCGAGGGAGCAGAGCTCGACGCCGTACTCGCCCGCAGGGAGCAGCTGCGGCAGCGCTATCTGCGCCCGGTCGTCGACCGGCCCCCGACCACCGCCGGCGGCATCCACCACGTGGCCTTCATCTGCCGCGATGTGGAGGAGACCATCCGCTTCTACCAGGAGTTCCTGGGCTTCCCGCTGGTCGAGATCGTGGAGAACCGCGACTACCGCGGCTCCACGCACTTCTTCTTCGACATCGGCCACGGCAATCTGCTGGGCTTCTTCGACTTCCCCGGCCATGAACACCCTCCCATCGAGGAGACGATCGGCGGGGTGCAGCATCTCGCTCTCTCGGTGGGCGTCGCGCAGTTCGACGCGGCCCGCGAGGCGATGGACGAGGCGGGCATCGACTATCTGGGCCCGGAACGCGGGGTCGAGGACAGCCTCTACATCCGTGACCCCAACGGTGTGCCGCTGGAGCTGTACCGGGAGCAGCTGGGCATTTTCAACGGCGAGCGTATCCTCAGCCGGACCGGCGGCGAGGGCTGA
- the paaK gene encoding phenylacetate--CoA ligase PaaK, producing MTDLLDAAELLSREELEALQLERLRATLRHAYENVGFYRSAFDKAGLHPEDCRTLADLSRFPFTAKTDLRDNYPFGMFAVKQSEVRRIHASSGTTGRPTVVGYTGRDLDTWADVVARSIRAAGGRPGHKVHVAYGYGLFTGGLGAHYGAERLGCTVIPASGGMTARQVQLIQDFRPEIIMVTPSYMLTILDEFERQGIDPRTTSLKVGIFGAEPWTEEMRREIEERFAIDAVDIYGLSEVMGPGVAQECVETKDGLHVWEDHFYPEVVDPFTGEVLPDGVSGELVFTSLTKEAMPVIRYRTRDLTRLLPGTARVFRRMEKVTRRSDDMVILRGVNLFPTQIEEIVLRTPHIAPHFQLRLTREGRLDALTVRAEARAEATSEQRAAATTAIAAAVKDGIGVSVGVEVVDPGTLERSVGKIKRIVDLRTR from the coding sequence ATGACGGACCTGCTGGACGCGGCGGAGCTGCTCAGCCGCGAGGAGCTCGAGGCGCTGCAGCTCGAGCGGCTTCGGGCGACCTTGCGCCATGCGTACGAGAACGTCGGCTTCTACCGGTCGGCCTTCGACAAGGCGGGGCTGCATCCCGAAGACTGCCGCACTCTCGCCGATCTGTCCCGCTTCCCGTTCACGGCCAAGACCGATCTGCGGGACAACTATCCGTTCGGGATGTTCGCGGTGAAGCAGTCCGAGGTGCGGCGGATCCATGCCTCCAGCGGGACCACGGGCCGTCCCACCGTCGTCGGGTACACCGGGCGCGATCTGGACACCTGGGCGGACGTGGTGGCCCGTTCGATCCGCGCCGCAGGTGGCCGACCCGGCCACAAGGTCCATGTGGCCTACGGATACGGGCTGTTCACCGGGGGCCTCGGCGCGCACTACGGCGCAGAGCGCCTCGGCTGCACCGTCATCCCGGCCTCCGGCGGCATGACCGCCCGCCAGGTGCAGCTGATCCAGGACTTCCGGCCCGAGATCATCATGGTCACCCCTTCGTACATGCTCACGATCCTCGACGAGTTCGAGCGGCAGGGCATCGACCCGCGCACCACCTCCCTCAAGGTCGGGATCTTCGGCGCGGAGCCGTGGACGGAGGAGATGCGGCGTGAGATCGAGGAGCGGTTCGCGATCGACGCCGTCGACATCTACGGGCTGTCGGAGGTGATGGGCCCGGGCGTGGCACAGGAATGTGTGGAGACCAAGGACGGGCTGCACGTCTGGGAGGACCACTTCTACCCGGAGGTCGTCGATCCGTTCACCGGCGAGGTACTGCCGGATGGCGTCTCCGGTGAGCTGGTCTTCACCTCGCTCACCAAGGAGGCCATGCCGGTGATCCGGTACCGGACACGGGACCTGACGCGTCTGCTTCCGGGTACGGCACGGGTCTTCCGGCGGATGGAGAAGGTCACCAGGCGCAGCGACGACATGGTGATCCTGCGCGGAGTGAACCTCTTCCCGACCCAGATCGAGGAGATCGTGCTGCGTACGCCGCATATCGCCCCGCACTTCCAGCTGCGGCTGACCCGCGAGGGTCGTCTCGACGCGCTGACCGTACGGGCCGAGGCGCGGGCGGAGGCGACGTCCGAGCAGCGTGCGGCCGCCACGACGGCGATCGCGGCGGCCGTGAAGGACGGCATCGGCGTGTCGGTCGGGGTCGAGGTGGTCGATCCCGGGACGCTGGAGCGGTCGGTGGGCAAGATCAAGCGGATCGTGGACCTCAGGACGAGGTGA